The DNA window CATAGGTAAATTGAGGGCTCGTTTTGTACCTTGTTCTGCATGCCCTGTCAGGCCTTTTCAGCGAAGAGCCGGCTGCAGCGTTCAGGGGGAATGGATTTTATCGCAGGAGGGGACGGAGACGTTCCAATCGTTGAAAAAGACCTTTCGTTTAAATATTCCTGATCCCGATTGAAAACATCTGCGCCGCTGCCTTTGTGTTCTTTGCTTCTTTGTGGTTTGATGCGCGCCCTGATTTAAAAGGGAGACGAATTTTGAAAACGATACTTGGAACTCACAGCGGAAATTTTCATGCGGACGATGTATTTGCCGTGGCGGCTTTATCGATACTTCACCCGGAGTATGAAATCCGGCGTTCCCGCGATCCGGAGGTTTGGGCTCAGTGCGACTATCTCGTGGATGTGGGTGGAACGTATGATCATGCTGAAAAAAAGTATGACCATCATTTTAAGAACGGTCCGACCTATGATGACGGGTTGAAGATGTCATCCATCGGTTTGATCTGGAAGCACTATGGCGCAGAAATCTGCGGCGATTCAAAACTTGCGGAGCAAGTGTGCAAAACCCTGATCCGTCAATTTGACGCCATCGATAACGGGGTAAAGCTCTCCGCGCCGCTGGACGATTTTTCCGATGTGCGGGAAGTGTCATTAACGACGTCCATTTCAATGATGAATCCGGACAATCCGTTTAAGGCCGATGACGTATTTGAAGGGGAAGTGGTGCGGGCGCGCCAGCTGCTGCTGGCGGCGATTAGCCGGGCTAAACGATGGATTCACAGTCGCGCGGGGTTGGCGTTGGCATTAAACGAGGCTTTGGCCGAAAAACGGGCGTATATTATTGTTCCGGAAAACTGCAAGTGGCAGGAACATCTGTTTAACAGCGAAGGCAACGAGTCCATTCTGTATGCCGTTTTTTCCAAAGGCAAAAAGACCTTCGCACAGGCTGTGCCGTCAGCTCTCGGGGAATACAGTAACCGCAAAGATTTTCCGCAGGCCTGGGCGGGTTTGATGGATGATGACTTTAACCAGGCGGCGGGGATATCCGACGGCATCTTCTGCCATCAGGGAGCTTTTCTTCTGGCCACCTACTCCTTCGACTCCACCCTCAAACTTGTCGAAGAAGCGATTAAGGCATGATGCGGGGTGGAGATGTATCTCCACGCACGGAGGGAGGCCAGGGATTATCGGGCGGAATCCTAACTGCCGCCCGGCTCGATCTACATAAGTAGACGTCTGACAAAGAGTGCGCCGCCTCCAAAGATCCCGATCAGGGCCAGTGAAACGGGTTCAGGAATGTTGTTTACTGCAATCTCTGTAAATCCAAATCCACTGTTCTCCACGTCGTGGGGAAGGTTGGCGCGAATCCGCAAGGCCCAGCTGGCCACACCGCTTTCGGCGTAGGCGGATGCATTAATAAGGTCGGCCAGAACCACCGTTTGGGTTTCGGTGTCCTGCGTATCGGTGATCCAGGCCTGTTCAGCGATATAATCGCCCAGCGCATCATAGAGGAGGATGTTTACATTATAATATCCGCCGTTGACCGGTCCCTCCGGAGTGATGCTGGCACTCGTATAGGCATTGATATCCATGCTTCCGCCGGATGCGCCTCCCAGCTGCCAGTCCATGCCGGTATCCACATAATTCGTACTCGTTTTCTGCAGGGTTACAATACCGCTTCCGCCATTGTCCGAAACTGATGCCGCGCCGAACGTATATGAAATATTATCCGTATTATCCAGGCTGTCCACAATCACGCCTGCCTGCAGGGTTCCGGACGCCAGAAGCGCCGCCAATAGGAAAATTACTTTCTTCATATCTTTTTACTCTCAGTATCGGGTGTTTTATTTTGTAGAGCATACTCTGTAAATCCGTTGCAGTGTAGGCCTTGTTCTCGTTGGACTTTAGGGTAAGGTGAAACCTGATTAAATTGTGCATTTTTGATGCCGACATCGGACTTATTATAAAAACAGAGGAAAATGGATGACCGGTTTTCGAACGTTCGGCCCGTGCAGGGGCGTTACGGGCCGTCTGCTCAGATACCTGACGGCGTCGCTTTTCTTCTGGTTATTCATCGGCGGTGCTCCGAATGCAGTGGCACAGGTGAGAATTACCGGATTTAATGGCAATGGTTCTCTCAATTGGACGAATCGTCTAAGCAATGCGGTAGGGACGGTGCAGTGGTCGCCCAGCCTGACTGCCGGCGACTGGCGTTCAGACTGGGGGACGCTCCGCCAGATTCCGATCACCAACGAAACGATGTCGGTTCCGGTGCCGATGTTCTATAGGGTACTGGTGTCCACGAACCGACATTCCGGGGTAAACCTTGCCGGGTGGACGACTGCGCTCGGAGATGGAATCTACGCGCCGGACGGAGTGTCTGCTGTAACGACCAACGATATTGAAACCACGCATTTTGCTGAATACAGCGAACTGGAGGCCAACGGCAGCCAGCGCCGAATTATGGCTCACCACATTCTGCTTAACCGCATTTACGATGACACCGCCGCCAATTTTGTTCATGACTGCGGATATTCTTTCCGACTGCCGTATCTTCCGGCAACCACCAATCCGGTTCTCAATGCGCAAACCCTGGAAGGCGGGCTCTTCATCTGGAACGGAGAGGAACAGCTGGATTATGGCGGGGCATTTCAATGGATCCTGAATCCATGGACCGATGAATTCGGTGATGTGCAGGTGTGGACCGGGTTCGGGACGAACGAATGGGTGACGGTGGGGTTCCTTGAGCCGGATACCGATTGGCACGACGTCCGGATGCAGATTGATTTTCAGACACAGAGGGCCAGCCTTTCTATAGACGGAAATCTTTTTCCGTTCGTTTTCACGGCCACGCCCAAAAAAGGGTGGGATCCGGAAAGTGCGGCGCGCCTTCAGGTGGAGATTGTCAGCACCTATCCCGGAGCCAGCGGCTTCGTGCACAGGGCACAGGTTAAAGACTGGTTCTGGAACTGGAATCCCTGATCTGGTCGGCCAAAAAATCCGGATGGTTTGAAATCATGATTATGCGTGTAATAACTGTAAGCGTTTTTTTTCTGTTTTCATGGGGAGTTGTTTTTTTCGATTTTCCCGGGCGTGCACTTTGGCCGAGTGTGGTGGCGCTGGTGTCGGTATTTTTGCTGAACCGGACGATTACGGGGCTGCTGTTGGGGACCGGGGCGGGGCTGATTCTGCTGAATGACGGTCATCCGGTTCAGGCGTCCGTTTCTCTTTTTACGGATCATCTTTTTCCAGTGCTTGGAAGTGTGTGGAATCTGAGCGTGCTGGCATTTACACTTTTGCTGGGCGGGTTTGCGGCGCTGATTGAAAAAGGCGGCGGACTGCAGGCGCTGACGGAACGGCGGCTGGCTTCCGGAAAACAGTCGGACCGGTGTGTGCAGTGGAGTGCGTATTTTTTGGGGCTGGTTTGTTTCTTCGACGGGTTGGCGAACAGTATGCTGGTGGGCAAATCCATCAGTCCGATGGCGGAACGGGCCGGAGTTTCAAAGCAGCGCCTGGCGTATATCGTCGATTCGACCAGCTCTGCAGTGGCGTGCGTGGCGGTGATCTCAACCTGGATCGCCTATCAGCTGGCAATGATTAAAGAAGGGCTGGCGCAGGCCGGGCTCGATGCCCAGCCGTTCGGCCTGTTTTTAAAATCGATCCCGTTTAATTTTTACTGCTGGTTTACGCTGATCCTTCTGGTCGTAGTGATTTCCAGGGATTGGAAGATCGGAAAAATAAAGAATGATCACCATGCGGTTCAAAAAGACCAAAGACCAAACGATCCCGATTTTTCTGTTTCGTCGCGGAAAAAAATAAGGTCGGCCCTGATCCCGCTGTTTTTTTTAATTATGGGTCTTTTGGGCGGTTTATATATCGAAGGGGTTGAAGGCGGCATCTGGCCGTTGACACTGGCAAAGGTTTCGGCGGCGTACGGCAATGCCGATGCGGCGCGGGTGCTGGTGATGGTGAGTGTGCTGGCGTGCGGGATTGCATTGGCGATGAATGCAAAGAGGATCAAAGCCGGCGGCTCCCATGCGGCCCTGGTTTTCGGGCAGGGCGTGGGGCATCTGTTTAAACCGGTGCTGATTCTGATTGCGGCTTGGCTGCTGAGCAGTGTGCTGAAGGCGCTGAATGCCCATGAGGTGTTGACAGCCCTGCTGAAGGGGAATGTCCCTCCGGCTGTTTTTCCAATGCTGGTCTTTATCACAGGTGCTTTAATCTCGTTCATCACGGGAACGTCGTGGGGCACCATGGGGATTCTGATGCCGCTGGCGCTGCCATCGGCGATCGGACTGGCGGACGGCGAGATTACACCGTTAATCTATGCAACCATCGCCGCCGTTTTCAGCGGTGCTGTTTTCGGTGATCACTGTTCGCCGTTCAGCGACACGACGATTGTCTCCTCCATTTCCTGCGACATTGAGCCGATGGAGCATGTGAAGACGCAGATGCCGTATGCGCTGATCGCCGCCGCCGCGGCCGGCGCAATCGGATTCCTGCCGGCCGGATTGGGGTTTAATCCGTATTTCCTGCTGGTGCTCGGCACGCTGGTGCTGTTTGCTCTGCCTGCTGTTCACAACAAGGCCGGAAGAATGCCGACGGTACGCTGAGGTATCGCTGCGATTCAGGCGGCCTCCCATGAATAAAAATATGGTCAGGGATTTACAGAGTATTGCAAAAAATAATGTTCGGCGTTTTATTACGTTCCGACTGCTGTTCAACGCGCGTTTTTATTATCCGGTCTTTGCGGTAATTTTTCTGGATTTCGGGATGACGCTGGATCAGTTTGCGATGCTGAATGCAATCTGGGCGGCCACAATTATTCTGGCGGAGGTGCCGTCGGGGGCGTTATCGGATTTGATGGGACGGAAAAAGCTGCTGATTCTAACTTCCGGCCTGATGGTTGCCGAAATGGCGGTTTGGGCTTTTGCGCCGCGGGGAAATCCCGCGTTGCTGTTTTGGTTGCTGGCGCTGAACCGGGTGCTGAGCGGGCTGGGCGAGGCGGCGGCGAGCGGATCGGACGAAGCGCTGGTGTATGAAAGCCTTGAAGATGCGGGCATGCAGGACCAGTGGTCGCGAGTTCTTGAATCGGTTACCAAATGGCGCTCAGCAGCCTTTATGTTTGCCATGATTATTGGCGGGCTGGTGTATGATCCAACGCTTCTTTCTGCATGGACGGGGCTTGAGATCAGTAAGGAATTTACGGTGCGGCTGCCGTTGTTTCTGACATTTATCACTTCGATTCTCTGCTGGATCAACTGTCTGGGATTTCACGAATCGGCAAGGCCGGATAAAGAGGAGCAGCTTGCCGTGGGCGATGCATTTCGCCAGACCGTTCAGGCCGGCCGGTGGATCTTTCAGACGCCGTTTGCACTTGTCGTGATTTTGGCCGGCGCCTTTCTGGACAGTGTGATCCGGATGTTTATTACGCTGAATTCCGAATATTACCGGTTGATTCATTATCCCGAATTTGCACTGGGATTGATCGGTGCGGGGATGTCGCTGCTGAATTTTGTGATCGCTCCATTGGCGAGGAAGCTGGTCGACCACAAAACGCCGGGTCGGGTTTTTGTGATTGCGCTGCTGCTGGGTATTGCCGGATTTACGGGTGCGTCTTTTTTTATACCGTTTCTGGGGGTAGTTTTTATGATTCTGCTTTCCGCGGCTTTTTCAATTACCGCATTTGCCATCTCATTTTATCTTAATCGCATCACCACGAATTCCATTCGTGCCACCGTGCTGAGTTTCAAGGGCATGGCGCTGAACCTCGGTTACGGTTTCATCGGGATCGTCTATGCCCAACTGCTTAAATTTCTGGAAAACAACCGGTCGATTGAAGCGGGCTCCGACGAAATGTTTATTGCCGGGGCCCAGTATTTTCCGCCCTATTTTCTGATCGGCGCTGTGGGCGTAATTCTCGTTGCACGATTGTACTGTCCTGAGATACATCGCTTCCGGGTTCCGGAAGAATAGTTTTCAGGGATGTCGCCGGATCGTTGAATCCGGATAAATATGAAATTTGATCATATTATCCG is part of the Pontiella agarivorans genome and encodes:
- a CDS encoding Na+/H+ antiporter NhaC family protein, translating into MIMRVITVSVFFLFSWGVVFFDFPGRALWPSVVALVSVFLLNRTITGLLLGTGAGLILLNDGHPVQASVSLFTDHLFPVLGSVWNLSVLAFTLLLGGFAALIEKGGGLQALTERRLASGKQSDRCVQWSAYFLGLVCFFDGLANSMLVGKSISPMAERAGVSKQRLAYIVDSTSSAVACVAVISTWIAYQLAMIKEGLAQAGLDAQPFGLFLKSIPFNFYCWFTLILLVVVISRDWKIGKIKNDHHAVQKDQRPNDPDFSVSSRKKIRSALIPLFFLIMGLLGGLYIEGVEGGIWPLTLAKVSAAYGNADAARVLVMVSVLACGIALAMNAKRIKAGGSHAALVFGQGVGHLFKPVLILIAAWLLSSVLKALNAHEVLTALLKGNVPPAVFPMLVFITGALISFITGTSWGTMGILMPLALPSAIGLADGEITPLIYATIAAVFSGAVFGDHCSPFSDTTIVSSISCDIEPMEHVKTQMPYALIAAAAAGAIGFLPAGLGFNPYFLLVLGTLVLFALPAVHNKAGRMPTVR
- a CDS encoding MFS transporter, which produces MNKNMVRDLQSIAKNNVRRFITFRLLFNARFYYPVFAVIFLDFGMTLDQFAMLNAIWAATIILAEVPSGALSDLMGRKKLLILTSGLMVAEMAVWAFAPRGNPALLFWLLALNRVLSGLGEAAASGSDEALVYESLEDAGMQDQWSRVLESVTKWRSAAFMFAMIIGGLVYDPTLLSAWTGLEISKEFTVRLPLFLTFITSILCWINCLGFHESARPDKEEQLAVGDAFRQTVQAGRWIFQTPFALVVILAGAFLDSVIRMFITLNSEYYRLIHYPEFALGLIGAGMSLLNFVIAPLARKLVDHKTPGRVFVIALLLGIAGFTGASFFIPFLGVVFMILLSAAFSITAFAISFYLNRITTNSIRATVLSFKGMALNLGYGFIGIVYAQLLKFLENNRSIEAGSDEMFIAGAQYFPPYFLIGAVGVILVARLYCPEIHRFRVPEE
- a CDS encoding MYG1 family protein, whose product is MKTILGTHSGNFHADDVFAVAALSILHPEYEIRRSRDPEVWAQCDYLVDVGGTYDHAEKKYDHHFKNGPTYDDGLKMSSIGLIWKHYGAEICGDSKLAEQVCKTLIRQFDAIDNGVKLSAPLDDFSDVREVSLTTSISMMNPDNPFKADDVFEGEVVRARQLLLAAISRAKRWIHSRAGLALALNEALAEKRAYIIVPENCKWQEHLFNSEGNESILYAVFSKGKKTFAQAVPSALGEYSNRKDFPQAWAGLMDDDFNQAAGISDGIFCHQGAFLLATYSFDSTLKLVEEAIKA